A genomic segment from Aspergillus chevalieri M1 DNA, chromosome 7, nearly complete sequence encodes:
- a CDS encoding uncharacterized protein (COG:S;~EggNog:ENOG410PZ3X;~InterPro:IPR032567): MTTFSAEISDHESNDQTDGNMGDNIHSGGTTTPVPQDLVAVIAGLQRQLQQMEERRIEDLRRLKEELTSPPREPLPQPTIEEIAPQPMADPVRRPRPKLTDPEVFDGRNRSLYRPFRSKLRAKLEVDKEALGNAYDRMWYAFGRLTDGAAMQVLPWMERFAKKGATESQLDGMLDQMDFIFLDRNLEEKAVRDLASLKQNNKPFTVFLTEFNRLLMEADGHNWPENTKRSYLDNALNREMNTRLETVEKKNGFEDYCRQLQQIADRMEKNQLRYSRNNKHTTSTSPAHPVNTTRASSPPQDMDWEPTTTTSARSQPRRVAKHVSREEMERRRQERRCLRCGDSTHFISHCPYDSPRNSTRMARSHIHGPELEDEEEQLREQPKLGKE; encoded by the coding sequence atgaccacattttcagcggaaatcagcgaccacgagtcaaacgaccaaaccgacggcaacatgggagacaatatacactcaggagggaccaccactcctgtcccacaagatcttgtcgcagttattgcaggacttcaacgacaactgcaacaaatggaagaacggcggattgaagatcttcgtcgtctcaaagaagagttgacgagcccacccagagagcccttgccacaaccgactattgaagagatagccccccaaccaatggcggaccctgttaggagacctcgacccaagctgacagacccagaagtctttgatggtcgaaaccgaagtctctaccgtccgtttcgaagcaagctgcgcgctaaacttgaggtcgataaagaagccttgggcaatgcctatgatcgtatgtggtatgcttttggccgtctaacagatggggctgctatgcaggtgctgccctggatggagcggtttgctaagaaaggagctactgagagccagctggacggaatgcttgatcaaatggacttcatctttctggaccggaatctggaggagaaggctgtacgagaccttgcaagcttgaaacagaacaacaagcccttcacagtctttctcactgagttcaaccgactactcatggaagctgatggccataactggcctgaaaacacaaaaaggtcctacctagacaatgcattaaaccgtgagatgaacacacgccttgaaactgttgaaaagaaaaatggatttgaagactattgccgccagctacagcagattgcggaccggatggagaagaaccaattgcggtactcacggaacaataagcataccacctcaacttctccagctcaccctgtgaataccacccgtgcttcctctccaccccaagatatggactgggaacccacaacaacaacttctgcacgcagccaacctcgacgcgtggctaagcatgtatcacgagaagaaatggaacgccgcagacaagaacgacgttgccttcgttgtggtgactccacgcattttatctcccattgcccctacgacagtcctaggaacagtacccgcatggctcgctcacacattcatgggccggaactcgaagatgaagaagagcagttgagggaacaacccaagctgggaaaagaatag
- a CDS encoding uncharacterized protein (COG:S;~EggNog:ENOG410Q1H7): protein MSGSDQVTRRLRLYNRILQFGSPVEPRCEFCFLRGHTCIMDSKYQKCAECTRRGRKCERQFHDEKEWNRLEKSRKELRDKIRKVRESIATSYATLNRLERQEEYLNERGSRMLVHDSNMLERLDEENPPSAEDLQELERSANEEAARIAAVSKDLSLSQVMDSPSFWENFDSAVAGGIPSPTGGNQSSSR, encoded by the coding sequence ATGTCAGGCTCTGATCAGGTGACTCGCCGTCTTCGTTTGTATAACCGTATCCTTCAATTCGGTTCTCCAGTTGAGCCTCGTTGTGAATTCTGTTTCCTCCGTGGGCACACGTGTATCATGGATTCAAAATATCAAAAATGTGCTGAGTGCACTCGTCGTGGTCGCAAGTGTGAGCGTCAATTTCATGATGAAAAGGAGTGGAATCGTTTAGAGAAGTCCCGCAAGGAGTTGCGAGATAAAATCCGAAAGGTTCGTGAGTCGATTGCTACTTCATATGCCACCTTGAATCGTCTTGAACGTCAAGAAGAGTATTTGAATGAGCGTGGTAGTCGGATGCTGGTTCATGATTCGAATATGCTGGAAAGATTGGACGAAGAGAATCCTCCAAGCGCTGAGGATCTTCAAGAGCTTGAGCGTTCAGCCAATGAAGAGGCTGCTCGAATTGCGGCAGTGTCGAAGGATCTTAGTTTGTCTCAGGTAATggattctccttccttctgggagaatttcgactctgctgtcgctggtggtattccttcaccaactggtggcaaccagtcaagttcgcgatag